In Grus americana isolate bGruAme1 chromosome 4, bGruAme1.mat, whole genome shotgun sequence, one genomic interval encodes:
- the PARM1 gene encoding prostate androgen-regulated mucin-like protein 1: MGCCCCCCRLLLALLLLPLLLLLPAGLGDDSTASPLAPASPPFPGEGTPAQPGSRAADVPTPAPGQPSLPVSAGPAGDETSSGLAEEGGHNATPVAVLPPAPASVTAATVTIADSPSVASKPSSVPPTLETASGLRTANTASLARGTMDLGTALSPTGIPASSSSSSTLPTSEGYSSPGTVLSPTPVLKSPGITQPPAPTKDVSSLGTLAMSSSLAVKPTSPPVTVMSPTAAEATDTGKTTLSTGVTMEEVPRALSAGSIVAITVTVIVVVVVVFGAAAYLKIRHSSYGRLLDDHDYGSWGNYNNPLYDDS; encoded by the exons atgggctgctgctgctgctgctgccgcctcctcctcgccctcctcctccttcccctcctcctcctcctcccggcaG GGCTGGGCGATGACTCCACAGCATCGCCCCTCgcccctgccagccctccctTCCCCGGGGAGGGGACCCCAGCACAGCCGGGCTCCAGGGCTGCGGACGTCCCCACACCGGCTCCTGGCCAGCCCTCGCTGCCCGTGTCCGCGGGACCTGCTGGAGATGAGACATCCTCTGGGCTGGCAGAGGAGGGTGGCCACAATGCCACCCCCGTGGCGGTACTGCCCCCCGCTCCTGCCTCCGTCACCGCAGCCACCGTCACCATAGCAGACAGCCCCTCCGTAGCCTCCAAGCCCAGCTCGGTGCCACCAACCTTGGAGACAGCCTCAGGTCTTCGGACAGCAAATACTGCCAGCTTGGCAAGAGGCACGATGGATTTGGGGACAGCCCTCAGCCCCACGGGTATACCTgcatcatcctcctcctcctccaccctccCCACCAGCGAAGGGTATTCATCCCCCGGGACGGTCTTGTCCCCAACGCCTGTCCTCAAGAGCCCCGGCATCACCCAGCCACCGGCACCGACCAAGGACGTCTCTTCCCTGGGGACGCTTGCCATGTCATCGAGCCTGGCCGTGAAGCCAACGTCTCCCCCAGTGACTGTGATGAGCCCCACCGCGGCCGAAGCCACGGACACCGGAAAAACCACCCTCTCCACTGGAGTCACCATGGAAGAGGTCCCGCGCGCCTTGAGCGCAG GGAGCATCGTGGCCATAACCGTGACGGTCatcgtggtggtggtggtggttttcgGCGCAGCGGCGTACCTCAAGATCAG GCACTCCTCCTACGGCAGGCTTTTGGATGACCATGACTACGGCTCCTGGGGCAACTACAACAACCCTCTCTATGACGACTCCTAG